A single region of the Canis lupus dingo isolate Sandy chromosome 38, ASM325472v2, whole genome shotgun sequence genome encodes:
- the CD244 gene encoding natural killer cell receptor 2B4 — protein sequence MLGQALTLTLLLLLQGHRGQGSAERVVGLSGQQLFLQPLGVPTKHINSAQWKVKWYLASEFSVILTWKNGSDVKYVPQTSNHFDSKLSFTTENLALLIKAVRLNHSGCYNLEVTDENGKVDNHYFQVSIFDHIEMPQILKEWRVLEGDTCQLFLSCSVSSSGNVSYAWYRGSELIQTEMNLTRSEEQVVNDSYIYTCNVSNPVSSANHTLRLTQGCPTASKQDNFVYFLVIVGICLLILFLVTLTCFCVWRRKKRQSAACRGEPLTVYEDVNHVQMGRNQEQNQNPPGEGSTIYSVIQSQSSAPTSQENNTLYALVQPSRKSESKKNQSSSFSHTIYEEVGKRQLNAQNPARLSRKELENFRIYS from the exons ATGTTGGGGCAGGCTctcaccctcaccctcctcctgctcctccaggggCATCGGGGCCAAG GTTCTGCTGAACGTGTGGTTGGACTCTCAGGACAGCAACTCTTCTTACAGCCCCTCGGGGTGCCGACAAAGCACATAAACTCTGCTCAATGGAAGGTGAAGTGGTACTTAGCTTCGGAATTTTCCGTGATACTGACTTGGAAGAATGGGTCTGATGTCAAATACGTACCGCAGACTAGTAATCATTTCGACAGTAAACTCAGTTTTACAACCGAGAACTTAGCGCTTCTCATCAAGGCAGTTCGGCTGAACCACAGTGGCTGCTACAACCTGGAGGTGACTGATGAGAATGGGAAGGTGGATAATCACTACTTCCAGGTTTCTATATTTG ATCATATAGAGATGCCCCAAATACTGAAGGAGTGGAGGGTCCTGGAAGGAGATACATGTCAACTGTTTCTGTCCTGCTCGGTCTCGAGCAGTGGTAACGTGAGCTATGCTTGGTATAGAGGGAGTGAGCTGATCCAGACAGAAATGAATCTCACCAGATCAGAAGAGCAGGTTGTCAATGACTCATACATATATACCTGCAACGTCAGCAATCCAGTCAGCTCGGCAAACCACACCCTCAGACTCACCCAGGGCTGTCCGACTGCCAGCAAGC AAGACAACTTCGTGTACTTTCTGGTGATCGTCGGCATTTGTCTACTCATACTGTTCCTGGTCACCCTCACCTGCTTCTGTgtgtggaggaggaagaagcgGCAGTCAG CGGCCTGCCGGGGAGAGCCTCTGACGGTTTATGAAGATGTCAACCACGTGCAGATGGGGAGGAATCAA GAGCAGAACCAGAATCCGCCCGGGGAAGGGAGCACCATCTACTCTGTGATCCAGTCCCAG tCTTCTGCTCCTACATCACAAGAAAACAATACGTTGTATGCATTGGTACAGCCTTCCCGGAAG TCTGAATCTAAGAAGAACCAGAGCTCTTCCTTCAGTCATACTATCTATGAAGAG GTTGGAAAGAGACAACTCAACGCCCAGAACCCTGCTCGGTTGAGCCGCAAGGAGCTGGAGAACTTTCGCATATATTCCTAA